The following coding sequences lie in one Rhizobium rhododendri genomic window:
- a CDS encoding FitA-like ribbon-helix-helix domain-containing protein translates to MGNLLLRGVDQALKMRLEEIARRNGRSISEEAIDQLQRALPTPDDTGTSAGGRLRAILGEERFDDADIEAISAFRHQPDREPPRFDG, encoded by the coding sequence ATGGGTAACTTACTGCTGCGTGGCGTAGACCAAGCCTTGAAGATGAGGCTTGAGGAAATTGCTCGCCGCAACGGACGCAGCATTTCCGAAGAAGCCATCGACCAACTGCAACGAGCATTGCCAACTCCCGACGATACCGGTACCTCCGCCGGTGGGCGTTTGCGAGCTATACTTGGCGAAGAGCGTTTCGACGACGCCGACATCGAAGCTATTTCAGCTTTCCGCCATCAACCGGATCGTGAGCCGCCCCGGTTCGACGGATGA
- a CDS encoding type II toxin-antitoxin system VapC family toxin, whose translation MIVLDTNVISELEGRTHSEGILAWLDDYAIERIFLTTITVGEVRYGIALLPEGKRRQQLASTFDRIEAAFSGRILDFSLGAAHLYATISAARKNAGRSIETKDAMIAAICLSHGATLATRNTKDFEGLDLVLINPFQGG comes from the coding sequence ATGATCGTCCTCGACACGAACGTGATTTCCGAGTTGGAGGGGCGAACGCACAGCGAAGGGATCTTGGCCTGGCTGGATGACTATGCGATCGAGCGGATTTTCCTGACGACGATTACTGTCGGAGAAGTTCGGTACGGCATAGCGCTGCTACCTGAAGGCAAGCGGCGCCAACAACTGGCATCGACTTTTGATCGCATTGAAGCTGCATTCTCCGGACGTATTCTCGATTTTTCACTGGGTGCGGCGCACCTTTATGCAACTATCAGTGCCGCAAGAAAAAATGCAGGACGCTCCATCGAAACCAAGGACGCCATGATCGCCGCGATCTGCCTCTCGCATGGCGCGACGCTGGCGACGCGCAACACGAAAGACTTCGAGGGGCTTGATCTAGTTCTGATAAACCCGTTTCAAGGTGGCTAA
- the fmt gene encoding methionyl-tRNA formyltransferase translates to MSLSIIFMGTPAFSVPTLRTLVDAGHRIVAVYTQPPRAGGRRGLELQKSPVHQAAELLGLPVYTPVNFKDPEERQRFIDLKADVAVVVAYGLLLPQAILDGTALGCYNGHASLLPRWRGAAPIQRAIMAGDTKTGMMVMKMDKGLDTGPLALTREVAISETMTAGELHDRLSQVGAKAMGEAMVRLEMNDLPLTSQPAEGAVYAAKIDKAETRIDFHKSAADVHNHIRGLSPAPGAWFEMEISGKPERIKVLASEMVAGGEGVAGTVLSDDLTIACETGAVRLTRLQKAGGKPLAALDFLRGTPIPHGTRLA, encoded by the coding sequence ATGTCTCTCAGCATCATCTTCATGGGAACACCGGCCTTTTCGGTGCCGACCCTGCGCACCCTGGTCGACGCCGGTCATCGCATCGTCGCTGTCTACACGCAGCCGCCGCGCGCCGGCGGCAGGCGCGGGCTGGAACTGCAGAAATCGCCCGTTCACCAAGCCGCCGAACTTCTGGGCCTGCCCGTCTACACGCCGGTCAATTTCAAGGATCCCGAAGAGCGCCAGCGCTTTATCGACCTCAAGGCAGATGTCGCCGTCGTCGTCGCCTACGGGCTGCTGCTTCCGCAGGCGATCCTCGATGGCACGGCGCTCGGCTGCTACAACGGCCATGCGTCGCTGCTGCCGCGCTGGCGCGGGGCGGCGCCGATCCAGCGGGCGATCATGGCAGGCGACACCAAGACCGGCATGATGGTGATGAAGATGGACAAGGGCCTCGATACCGGCCCGTTGGCGCTCACCCGCGAGGTCGCGATTTCAGAGACGATGACGGCGGGCGAACTGCACGACAGGCTGAGCCAGGTCGGAGCCAAGGCGATGGGCGAGGCCATGGTCCGGCTGGAGATGAATGATCTGCCGCTGACGTCGCAGCCAGCCGAGGGCGCGGTCTATGCCGCCAAGATCGACAAGGCCGAGACACGGATCGACTTCCACAAATCCGCGGCCGATGTGCACAACCACATTCGCGGCCTGTCGCCGGCGCCCGGCGCCTGGTTCGAGATGGAGATCTCGGGCAAGCCGGAGCGCATCAAGGTGCTGGCATCCGAGATGGTGGCGGGTGGCGAGGGCGTTGCTGGCACTGTGCTGTCTGACGATCTTACCATTGCCTGCGAGACCGGCGCGGTGCGGCTGACGCGGTTGCAGAAGGCTGGCGGCAAGCCGCTGGCTGCCTTAGATTTCCTGCGCGGCACGCCGATACCTCATGGCACGAGGCTCGCCTGA
- the truA gene encoding tRNA pseudouridine(38-40) synthase TruA, translated as MPRYRMTVEYDGTPYVGWQKQDNGHSVQSAIENAILALTGEAVLVRGAGRTDSGVHAMGQVVHADLSKTWPSHTLRNALNAYLGKARERVSIIDAAEVDERFDARFSAHRRHYLYRIISRKAPLALEAKRAWWVSKDLDHVPMHAAAQTLIGYHDFTTFRSIHCQANSPLRTLDRLDVTRNGDLIEIRATAQSFLHNQIRSFAGTLKMVGEGKWSVEDVRAALEARDRKACGPVAPPEGLYFLQVDYPADPDARRIRQSEQPRPARE; from the coding sequence ATGCCGCGATACCGCATGACTGTCGAATATGACGGCACGCCCTATGTCGGCTGGCAGAAGCAGGACAACGGCCATTCCGTCCAGTCGGCCATCGAGAACGCTATCCTGGCGCTGACGGGCGAGGCCGTTCTGGTGCGCGGCGCAGGCCGCACCGATTCCGGTGTGCATGCGATGGGGCAGGTGGTCCACGCCGACCTGTCGAAGACGTGGCCGTCGCATACCCTGCGCAATGCCCTGAACGCCTATCTCGGCAAGGCCCGCGAGCGTGTCTCGATCATCGATGCCGCCGAGGTCGATGAACGCTTCGACGCGCGCTTTTCCGCCCATCGCCGGCACTATCTCTATCGTATCATCAGCCGCAAGGCGCCGCTGGCGCTGGAGGCAAAGCGCGCCTGGTGGGTATCCAAGGATCTCGACCATGTTCCGATGCATGCGGCAGCCCAGACGCTGATCGGCTATCACGACTTCACCACCTTCCGCTCGATCCATTGCCAGGCCAACAGTCCGCTGCGCACCCTCGACCGGCTGGATGTCACCCGCAATGGCGATCTGATTGAAATCCGCGCCACGGCGCAGAGCTTCCTGCACAATCAGATCCGCTCCTTTGCCGGCACGTTGAAGATGGTCGGCGAGGGAAAATGGTCGGTCGAGGATGTCCGCGCTGCGCTCGAGGCGCGGGATCGAAAGGCCTGCGGCCCGGTAGCGCCGCCGGAGGGGCTATATTTCCTGCAGGTCGACTATCCCGCAGATCCCGATGCCCGCCGCATTCGCCAGAGTGAGCAGCCGCGCCCGGCACGGGAATAG
- the dapE gene encoding succinyl-diaminopimelate desuccinylase: MNTTDPVANLQTLIRCPSVTPADAGALSALTDMLLPLGFVVERMTASEPGIPDIDNLYARLGHEGPHLMFAGHTDVVPVGDEASWSHPPFAAEIADGQIFGRGAVDMKGGIACFAAAVARYIARHGAPKGSISFLITGDEEGPAINGTTKLLKWAAEKGETWDACLVGEPTNPDRLGDMIKIGRRGSLSGRITVNGVQGHAAYPDLADNPVRSILALTQALMHPPFDAGTDNFQPSNLEVTTLDVGNGATNVIPAKATASFNIRFNDTWTADTLKAEIVARLDRAAADQTLRPGRPPASYEIAWAERPSHVFLTRNNELIASLSSAVETVTGQAPRLSTTGGTSDARFIKDYCPVVEFGLVGQTMHMVDERVAVADLETLTAIYETFLERWFQNADV, encoded by the coding sequence ATGAACACCACCGATCCCGTCGCCAATCTCCAGACCCTGATCCGCTGCCCGTCGGTAACACCCGCCGACGCCGGTGCTCTTTCGGCACTGACCGACATGCTGTTGCCGCTCGGCTTCGTCGTCGAACGGATGACTGCCAGCGAACCTGGCATTCCCGACATCGACAATCTCTATGCCCGGCTCGGCCATGAGGGGCCGCATTTGATGTTTGCCGGCCATACAGACGTCGTGCCTGTTGGCGACGAAGCAAGCTGGAGCCATCCGCCCTTTGCCGCCGAAATCGCCGATGGCCAGATATTCGGACGCGGCGCGGTCGATATGAAAGGCGGTATCGCCTGCTTTGCTGCTGCTGTTGCCCGCTATATCGCCCGGCACGGCGCGCCAAAGGGCTCGATCTCGTTTCTGATTACCGGCGACGAGGAAGGGCCGGCGATCAACGGCACCACCAAGCTACTCAAATGGGCTGCCGAAAAGGGCGAGACATGGGACGCCTGCCTGGTGGGCGAACCGACCAATCCCGACAGGCTCGGCGACATGATCAAGATAGGTCGGCGCGGTTCACTGTCGGGCAGAATCACCGTCAACGGCGTCCAGGGCCACGCGGCCTATCCTGACCTCGCCGACAATCCGGTGCGCAGTATTCTCGCCCTGACGCAGGCGCTGATGCATCCGCCATTCGACGCGGGCACTGACAATTTCCAGCCATCCAACCTCGAAGTGACGACGCTCGACGTCGGCAACGGCGCTACCAACGTCATCCCGGCGAAGGCGACGGCAAGCTTCAATATCCGTTTCAACGACACATGGACGGCAGATACGCTGAAGGCCGAGATCGTCGCACGGCTCGACCGGGCGGCAGCCGACCAGACGCTGCGTCCGGGTCGTCCGCCGGCATCCTACGAGATCGCCTGGGCGGAGCGGCCGAGCCATGTGTTCCTCACCCGCAACAACGAGTTGATCGCCTCGCTTTCGTCAGCTGTGGAGACGGTGACCGGGCAGGCGCCCAGACTGTCCACGACCGGCGGCACGTCGGATGCGCGTTTCATCAAGGACTATTGTCCGGTCGTAGAATTCGGCCTCGTCGGCCAGACCATGCACATGGTCGACGAGCGCGTTGCGGTCGCCGATCTCGAAACGCTGACGGCAATCTACGAGACATTCCTCGAACGCTGGTTCCAGAATGCCGACGTATAG
- the dapD gene encoding 2,3,4,5-tetrahydropyridine-2,6-dicarboxylate N-succinyltransferase, with the protein MSATDLASLEKTIEAAFDARDSVNLSTSGEIRDAVDTALTLLDGGKVRVAERGADGVWTVNQWLKKAVLLSFRLNDMTIIEGGAGGSTWWDKVPSKFEGWGENRFREAGIRAVPNCVVRRSAYIAPNAILMPSFVNLGAYVGEGTMVDAWATVGSCAQIGKHVHLSGGVGIGGVLEPMQAGPTIIEDNCFIGARSEVVEGCIVREGSVLGMGVFIGKSTKIVDRATGDITYGEVPPYSVVVAGSLPAAKPMANGQPGPGLYCAVIVKRVDAQTRSKTGINELLRD; encoded by the coding sequence ATGAGCGCCACCGATCTTGCCTCGCTTGAAAAGACCATCGAAGCGGCGTTCGACGCGCGCGACAGCGTCAACCTCTCGACGTCAGGCGAAATCCGCGATGCGGTCGACACGGCGCTGACCCTGCTCGACGGTGGCAAGGTGCGTGTTGCGGAACGCGGTGCCGATGGCGTCTGGACAGTCAATCAGTGGCTGAAGAAGGCGGTGCTGCTATCCTTCCGCCTCAACGACATGACGATCATCGAGGGCGGTGCTGGCGGATCGACCTGGTGGGACAAGGTCCCCTCGAAGTTCGAAGGCTGGGGCGAAAACCGCTTCCGCGAAGCGGGCATCCGCGCCGTACCGAACTGCGTCGTACGGCGCTCGGCCTATATAGCCCCAAATGCCATCCTGATGCCGTCCTTCGTCAATCTCGGCGCCTATGTCGGCGAAGGCACAATGGTCGACGCCTGGGCGACAGTCGGCTCCTGCGCCCAGATCGGCAAACATGTGCATCTTTCCGGCGGCGTCGGCATCGGCGGCGTACTGGAGCCCATGCAGGCCGGCCCGACGATCATCGAGGACAATTGCTTCATCGGCGCCCGCTCGGAAGTCGTCGAGGGCTGCATCGTCCGCGAAGGCTCGGTTCTCGGCATGGGCGTGTTCATCGGCAAGTCGACGAAGATCGTCGACCGCGCCACCGGCGATATCACCTATGGCGAAGTACCGCCCTACTCCGTCGTCGTCGCTGGATCGCTGCCGGCAGCCAAGCCGATGGCAAACGGCCAGCCCGGCCCCGGTCTCTACTGCGCCGTCATCGTCAAGCGCGTCGATGCGCAGACGCGTTCGAAGACCGGTATCAACGAACTTTTGCGCGACTGA
- a CDS encoding LOG family protein: protein MAKGRNGKLRRKDGVWDPLKTSGADKTRAEAIPKTPQSLSPSYRLAYADEDFLCREELRPVRLQLELMKTEMELTERGIKSTVVMFGGARIPAPGQSAWAARNDVQRANLEAASVYYEEARKFARLCARYSAASGFHEYVVVTGGGPGVMEAGNRGASEEGAPSIGLNIVLPHEQAPNAYVTPELSFNFHYFAIRKMHFMLRAKAIAVFPGGFGTLDEFFECLTLIQTGRMARLPLILFGEAFWRKIINFDALAEFGTIAPDDVNLISFVDTAEAAWKIVSDFYEH, encoded by the coding sequence ATGGCTAAAGGCAGGAACGGCAAGCTGCGGCGCAAGGACGGCGTCTGGGATCCGCTGAAGACCAGCGGCGCCGACAAGACCCGCGCCGAAGCCATTCCAAAGACCCCGCAGTCGCTGTCGCCATCCTACAGGCTTGCCTATGCCGACGAGGATTTCCTCTGCCGCGAGGAATTACGGCCAGTCCGGCTGCAGCTGGAGCTGATGAAGACGGAAATGGAGCTCACCGAGCGCGGCATCAAGTCGACTGTGGTGATGTTCGGCGGCGCACGCATTCCAGCACCCGGCCAGAGCGCCTGGGCCGCGCGCAACGATGTCCAGCGCGCCAATCTCGAGGCCGCCTCTGTCTATTACGAGGAAGCCCGCAAGTTCGCCCGGCTCTGCGCTCGCTATTCCGCAGCCTCAGGTTTTCACGAATATGTCGTCGTCACCGGCGGCGGCCCGGGGGTCATGGAAGCGGGAAACCGTGGCGCTTCGGAGGAGGGTGCGCCGTCGATCGGCCTCAACATCGTCCTGCCGCACGAGCAGGCCCCGAACGCCTATGTCACCCCGGAGCTGAGCTTCAATTTTCACTACTTTGCGATCCGGAAGATGCATTTCATGCTGCGTGCCAAGGCCATCGCCGTTTTTCCCGGCGGTTTCGGCACGCTCGACGAATTTTTCGAATGCCTGACCCTGATCCAGACCGGCCGCATGGCCCGCCTGCCGCTGATCCTTTTCGGCGAAGCCTTCTGGCGCAAGATCATCAATTTCGACGCACTCGCCGAGTTCGGTACAATCGCCCCCGACGACGTCAACCTGATCAGCTTCGTCGATACAGCCGAAGCCGCATGGAAGATTGTCAGCGATTTCTATGAGCATTGA
- a CDS encoding voltage-gated chloride channel family protein has product MVFSDILGIRLQLARSLLKWMAVVTPMAITIGSLVALFLWSLDRATEARFAYPWLIYALPVAGFAMVFAYGRFGVSAEGGNNLIVDQIHEPGGGVPLRMTPFILVSTVLTHLVGGSAGREGTAVQMGGSLASAFGRAFRLDRADVRILLMAGIAAGFGAVFGTPIAGAVFALEVLTIGRMQYEALLPALMASVIADWTCQAWGITHVRYAISYLSALGTTGNFHLEPLLLLKAVAASAAFGIVAHLFADASHRLSSLLKRLIPYAPLRPVLAGLVILGLVHLLGTREYLGLGVWSPDHDDATILGFFRPDHIDSWSWLWKMVFTIITLSAGFKGGEVTPLFFIGAALGNALAGLMGAPVDLFAALGFVAVFAGATNTPLACMIMGIELFGATHAVYIAIACFVAYLCSGHSSIYLSQRIAIPKTSAGSHIPPGTAVRHLRDLQKRAPVGMNGDSLHIRASDHSARKDQP; this is encoded by the coding sequence ATGGTTTTCTCCGATATTCTTGGCATACGCCTGCAGCTAGCTCGCAGCCTTTTGAAATGGATGGCTGTTGTCACGCCGATGGCGATCACAATCGGGTCTCTGGTCGCGCTCTTTCTTTGGAGCCTAGACCGGGCGACCGAGGCACGGTTTGCCTATCCATGGCTGATCTATGCTCTGCCGGTTGCGGGTTTCGCGATGGTTTTCGCGTATGGTCGCTTCGGCGTTTCTGCCGAGGGTGGAAATAACCTCATCGTCGACCAGATCCACGAGCCAGGCGGCGGGGTGCCGTTGCGGATGACGCCTTTCATCCTCGTCTCCACCGTTCTCACGCACTTGGTTGGCGGCTCCGCCGGTCGCGAAGGCACCGCAGTCCAGATGGGGGGTAGCCTTGCCAGCGCCTTCGGCAGGGCATTCCGGCTGGACCGAGCCGATGTCCGGATCCTGCTGATGGCAGGTATTGCGGCCGGGTTCGGAGCTGTCTTCGGCACGCCGATTGCCGGAGCCGTCTTCGCGCTGGAGGTCTTGACGATAGGACGGATGCAGTACGAGGCACTGCTGCCAGCACTGATGGCGTCGGTCATCGCCGATTGGACATGCCAGGCCTGGGGGATCACGCATGTCCGCTACGCAATTTCCTATCTGTCGGCTTTGGGGACCACGGGTAATTTCCATCTCGAGCCGCTTCTTCTCCTCAAAGCCGTTGCGGCGAGCGCGGCCTTCGGCATTGTTGCGCATCTCTTCGCTGACGCCTCCCATCGCCTCTCCTCTCTCCTGAAGCGGCTGATACCCTATGCGCCGCTGCGCCCGGTGCTGGCAGGCCTGGTCATCCTGGGCTTGGTGCACCTGCTTGGCACGCGGGAATACCTTGGCCTCGGCGTCTGGTCTCCTGATCACGACGACGCGACCATTCTCGGCTTTTTCCGCCCGGATCACATCGACAGCTGGAGTTGGCTCTGGAAAATGGTCTTCACGATCATAACGTTGAGCGCCGGTTTCAAGGGCGGTGAAGTCACCCCGCTATTTTTCATCGGCGCAGCGTTGGGAAATGCGCTGGCAGGTCTGATGGGCGCTCCCGTTGACCTGTTCGCCGCTTTGGGCTTCGTTGCCGTATTTGCTGGAGCGACGAACACGCCGCTTGCCTGCATGATCATGGGCATCGAGCTCTTTGGCGCAACCCATGCTGTTTACATCGCGATTGCCTGCTTCGTCGCCTATCTCTGCAGCGGCCATTCGAGCATCTATCTGTCCCAGCGGATTGCCATCCCTAAAACCTCGGCCGGCAGCCACATTCCTCCGGGCACGGCGGTTCGGCATCTTCGCGACCTCCAAAAGCGCGCTCCGGTCGGGATGAACGGCGATTCATTACATATCCGCGCCTCCGATCATTCAGCCAGGAAGGACCAGCCATGA
- a CDS encoding DUF190 domain-containing protein, with translation MTRHSISQKEIGMVRIYMKPREKVPGKSGWLRGSLLYRELILQAKAAGILNAVAHSTHFGYSNGGRVADDGFEISNPDLTMCVELIGDRHELENFCRTHGGMLKGKVIIYKHIEHWDITGHSVIVEDVLKP, from the coding sequence ATGACCCGGCATTCCATCTCACAGAAAGAAATCGGTATGGTGCGCATCTACATGAAGCCTCGCGAAAAGGTGCCTGGCAAAAGCGGCTGGCTTCGTGGATCCCTGCTCTATCGCGAACTGATCCTGCAGGCGAAGGCTGCGGGCATTCTGAACGCCGTCGCTCATTCCACCCACTTCGGATACAGCAATGGCGGCAGGGTGGCAGACGACGGATTTGAGATATCCAACCCCGATCTCACCATGTGCGTCGAGCTTATCGGAGATCGTCACGAACTTGAAAATTTCTGTCGGACACATGGAGGCATGTTGAAGGGCAAAGTCATCATCTACAAGCACATCGAGCACTGGGATATCACTGGGCACAGCGTCATCGTTGAAGATGTCCTCAAACCGTAA
- a CDS encoding EF-hand domain-containing protein: MIGKKILITAMSATLLLGGAAATFAANGHHMGGRHGPRIPPEVIFVRMLQQFDTNGDMKISKDEATAGADKLFDAIDTNKDGSITPGEYREYRKTQMKAMWEERKKMMEDNKDKAKPDQAMNDDEGGKPPRDGKDGPRGEGRHGKGMRGGMMGEMLFKRIDTDQNGQISKAEAEAAMAKLFDRMDRNHDGFIALDDMPKMPLL; encoded by the coding sequence ATGATCGGGAAGAAAATTCTCATTACGGCAATGTCCGCAACCCTCCTCCTTGGCGGCGCGGCGGCAACTTTTGCAGCCAACGGCCATCACATGGGTGGACGTCACGGCCCTCGTATTCCCCCTGAAGTCATCTTCGTGCGCATGCTGCAGCAGTTCGATACCAACGGCGACATGAAGATCTCCAAGGACGAGGCGACAGCCGGCGCCGACAAGCTGTTCGATGCCATCGACACCAACAAGGATGGCTCCATCACGCCCGGTGAATACCGCGAGTACCGCAAGACCCAGATGAAGGCGATGTGGGAAGAGCGCAAGAAGATGATGGAAGACAACAAGGACAAGGCAAAGCCTGACCAGGCGATGAACGACGATGAAGGCGGCAAGCCTCCGCGTGACGGCAAGGACGGCCCGCGCGGCGAAGGTCGCCACGGCAAGGGCATGCGCGGCGGCATGATGGGCGAGATGCTGTTCAAGCGCATCGACACCGACCAGAACGGCCAGATCAGCAAGGCCGAGGCCGAAGCCGCCATGGCCAAGCTCTTCGACCGGATGGACCGCAACCACGACGGCTTCATCGCGCTCGACGACATGCCGAAGATGCCGCTCCTGTAA
- a CDS encoding pyrimidine 5'-nucleotidase has product MTQPRNMPAAADFADIRDWVFDLDNTLYPHNVDLFSQVDVNMTSYVADLLKTDRASARKLQKQYYLEHGTTLQGLMLHHGVDPDDFLEKAHAIDYTGLTPQPALAAAIKALPGRKFIFTNGSVKHAQDTAGALGILDHFDDIFDIVAADYLPKPAAGTYDKFAGLHKIDMQNAAMFEDLPRNLTVPKALGMKTVLMVPQNVEGSFTEWWERHSDDDQHIDYITDDLTAFLSALV; this is encoded by the coding sequence ATGACACAGCCAAGAAACATGCCCGCCGCCGCCGATTTCGCTGATATCCGTGATTGGGTATTCGATCTCGACAACACGCTCTACCCGCACAATGTCGACCTGTTTTCGCAGGTCGATGTCAACATGACGAGCTATGTCGCGGATCTGCTAAAGACGGACAGGGCTTCGGCGCGCAAACTGCAGAAGCAGTATTATCTGGAACACGGCACCACGCTGCAGGGGCTGATGCTGCATCACGGCGTAGACCCCGACGACTTTCTCGAAAAGGCGCATGCGATCGACTATACCGGTCTTACGCCGCAGCCGGCGCTTGCCGCCGCCATCAAGGCGCTGCCTGGCCGCAAGTTCATCTTCACCAACGGCAGCGTCAAGCACGCGCAGGATACGGCCGGAGCGCTTGGCATCCTCGACCATTTCGACGACATCTTCGATATCGTCGCGGCAGACTATCTGCCGAAACCGGCTGCCGGCACCTATGACAAGTTTGCCGGCCTGCACAAGATCGACATGCAAAACGCTGCCATGTTCGAAGACCTGCCGCGCAACCTGACTGTACCTAAGGCACTGGGCATGAAAACCGTGCTGATGGTGCCTCAGAATGTCGAAGGCAGTTTCACCGAATGGTGGGAGCGCCACAGCGACGACGACCAGCACATCGACTACATCACAGACGATCTGACAGCGTTCCTGTCGGCGCTCGTCTGA
- the argB gene encoding acetylglutamate kinase, which yields MAESENELQARLLAKALPFMQRYENKTIVVKYGGHAMGDAELGKAFAADIALLKQSGVNPIVVHGGGPQIGAMLTKMGIESKFEGGLRVTDRKTVEIVEMVLAGSINKEIVALINQTGEWAIGLCGKDGNMVFAEKAKKTIVDPDSHIERVLDLGFVGEVVEVDRTLLDLLAKSEMIPVIAPVAPGRDGATYNINADTFAGAIAGALNATRLLFLTDVPGVLDKNKELIKELTVAQAQALIKDGTISGGMIPKVETCIEAIQAGVQGVVILNGKTAHSVLLEIFTEHGAGTLIIP from the coding sequence ATGGCCGAATCCGAAAACGAACTGCAGGCACGCCTGCTGGCAAAAGCCCTGCCGTTCATGCAGCGCTACGAAAACAAGACGATCGTGGTAAAATATGGCGGCCATGCCATGGGCGATGCGGAACTCGGCAAGGCATTCGCGGCCGATATCGCCCTGCTCAAGCAGTCCGGCGTCAACCCGATCGTCGTACACGGCGGCGGCCCGCAGATCGGTGCGATGCTGACCAAGATGGGCATCGAATCGAAATTCGAAGGCGGCCTGCGCGTGACCGATCGCAAGACGGTCGAGATCGTCGAAATGGTACTCGCCGGTTCCATCAACAAGGAAATCGTCGCTCTCATCAACCAGACCGGCGAATGGGCAATCGGTCTTTGCGGCAAGGACGGCAACATGGTGTTTGCCGAAAAGGCCAAGAAGACCATCGTCGATCCGGACTCGCATATCGAGCGGGTGCTGGATTTGGGCTTCGTCGGCGAGGTCGTCGAAGTCGACCGTACGCTGCTCGACCTGCTCGCCAAGTCGGAGATGATCCCGGTCATCGCACCGGTCGCCCCCGGTCGCGATGGCGCCACCTACAACATCAACGCGGATACCTTTGCCGGCGCTATCGCCGGGGCGCTGAATGCGACGCGCCTGCTGTTCCTGACTGACGTTCCGGGCGTGCTGGACAAGAACAAGGAACTGATCAAGGAACTGACGGTGGCCCAGGCACAGGCGCTGATCAAGGACGGCACCATCTCCGGCGGCATGATTCCCAAGGTGGAGACCTGCATCGAGGCAATCCAGGCCGGCGTTCAGGGTGTCGTCATCCTCAATGGCAAGACCGCCCATTCGGTGCTGCTCGAAATCTTCACGGAGCATGGCGCGGGCACGCTGATCATTCCCTGA
- a CDS encoding sigma-70 family RNA polymerase sigma factor: MATDDIATLVSRVAMRDQSAFSELYKKTSPKLFAVCLRILKDRTDAEEVLQEVFVRIWQRADRFVASENPAMGWLTSIARNRSIDAIRARKPVADEIDAVYDLADDEPDPETQAVIKGEGRRIDLCMETLEDGRAQAVRSAYVEGLSYQELADQYAVPLNTMRTWLRRSLIKLRECMDR, encoded by the coding sequence ATGGCCACTGACGATATAGCCACCCTCGTCAGCCGCGTTGCAATGCGTGACCAGAGTGCGTTTTCCGAACTTTATAAGAAGACAAGCCCGAAACTATTTGCCGTTTGTTTGCGTATCCTGAAAGACAGGACAGATGCGGAAGAAGTTCTTCAGGAAGTCTTCGTCCGGATATGGCAGCGTGCAGATCGTTTCGTCGCGTCGGAAAACCCGGCAATGGGGTGGCTGACGTCGATCGCCCGCAATCGGTCCATCGACGCCATCCGGGCTCGCAAGCCCGTGGCGGACGAGATCGACGCGGTGTATGATCTGGCTGACGACGAGCCCGATCCGGAGACGCAGGCTGTCATCAAGGGCGAGGGCAGGCGCATCGATCTCTGCATGGAAACCCTGGAGGACGGCCGCGCCCAGGCAGTTCGCAGTGCCTACGTCGAGGGACTGAGCTATCAGGAACTCGCCGATCAATACGCAGTGCCTTTGAATACCATGCGCACATGGCTGCGCCGAAGCCTGATCAAACTGAGAGAGTGCATGGACCGATGA